The DNA segment TCATCCCCAAGCCGGACAAGTACTACCTGCTGGAGATCATCGACGACCCGCGCGGCTCCGTCAGCACGCAGGTGGTGCAGACGAACCCGCCGTCGGAAGGGGACCCGGTCATCCAGACGCAGAAGGTGACCCGGGAGTCCTTCAAGGTCAGCCTCCAGTTCGCCAAGCGCTACTACTTCACCACCCTGCGCGTGGGCCTCATTGAATCCACGGGCGGTGTGGGCGCGGACCTGCACCTCTTCGACGACGTGCTGACCCTGAAGATGGACGCGTTCAACTTCACCGCGGACGAGCTGCGCTACCCGCGCCTGCGCGCCATGCTGAAGGCCCAGGCGTTCGACCACCTGTACGTCATGGCGGGCATGGACGACATCCTCAACGCCAGGCAGCGCGACGCGGCGACCCGGCGCCTGATCGCCGGCCGCGACTTCTTCTTCGGCGCGGGCTTCTTCTTCACCGACGACGACCTGAAGTCCCTCATCACCGCCACGGGCATCCCGACCTTCTAGACCGTTGTCCCCTTGACGTTACCGGGAAGGTGTCGTACCCGGCACGGGCACGGGGTTTCCCCTGGAATGCGCCGTGCCCTGACGCGATGCCGTACCCGCGCCGGGTCACCCCCAGGAAGAAGCCTTCATGTCTCTGCTCGTCGTCGGTTCAATCGCGCTGGACTCGCTGGAAACGCCCTTCGGCAAGAAGGAGGACGTGCTGGGTGGCTCGGCCACCTACTTCTCCACGTCCGCGTCCTTCTTCAGCCCCGTTCAGCTGGTGGCGGTGATTGGCGAGGACTTCCCGGAGGCGCACCTGCAGTTCCTGCGCGGGCGCGGAATCGACCTGGAGGGGCTCACCCGTGAGGCCGGCCGCACCTTCCGCTGGAAGGGCAAGTACGGCTGGGAGCTCAACGAGGCGCAGACGCTGGACACCCAGCTCAACGTCTTCGAGTCCTTCTCGCCCAACCTGCCGGCCGCCTACCGCGAGACGCCCTACGTCTTCCTGGGCAACATCCACCCGGAGCTCCAGTCGCGCGTGCTGGACCAGGTGAAGGCGCCCAAGCTGGTGGCCGCGGACACGATGAACTTCTGGATCCAGGGCAGCCGCCCCGCGCTGCTCAAGACGCTCCAGCGCGTGAACCTGCTCTTCATCAACGACGCGGAGGCGCGCCAGCTGTCCGGCGAGCACAACGTGGTGAAGGCCGCCCGCGCCATCCTGGCCATGGGCCCGTCCCGCGTGGTCATCAAGCGCGGCGAGCACGGCGCGCTGCTCTTCGACCAGGACCACATCTTCGCCTGCCCGGCGTTCCCCCTGTCGGAGGTGTTCGACCCCACCGGCGCGGGTGACACCTTCGCCGGCGGCTTCATGGGCACCCTGGCCAGCTCCGGCGCCGGCAAGGTGGATCAGCAGGTGCTGCGCAAGGCCATGGTCATGGGCAGCGTGATGGCGTCCTTCACCGTGGAGAAGTTCAGCCTGGAGCGCCTGCGCGAGGTGCAGCGCCCGGAGATCCACGCCCGCTTCGCCGAGTTCAAGAAGCTCACCCACTTCGACGACCTGGGCCCGCTGGGCGGGTAGGGGAGCACGGGCGAGAGGACGGATGGCCCGGTGTGGAACTTGACGGGCCGCACCCACCCTCCCTAGGCTCGGGCGGACGCAGTGGATGAATAAATCCGGTGCGGACGTCCTTTTTCAGCGCCGACGTGGACGGGAAGGTGCCACGTCGGGAGGTCCCCGGGTTGAGCGACAATCGAAAGTACGCGCGGGTCGGCACCCACCTGCGCTGCTGGTGCGAGGGTGAGAACGTGACCCTGTATGCACGCATCGCCAACCTGAGCGAGGGCGGCCTCTTCTTGAGGACGAGCACCCCGCTGGCGGCGGGGACGCGGACGCAGGTTCGGCTCACCCAGCAGGCGACGGAC comes from the Corallococcus exiguus genome and includes:
- a CDS encoding PfkB family carbohydrate kinase; translated protein: MSLLVVGSIALDSLETPFGKKEDVLGGSATYFSTSASFFSPVQLVAVIGEDFPEAHLQFLRGRGIDLEGLTREAGRTFRWKGKYGWELNEAQTLDTQLNVFESFSPNLPAAYRETPYVFLGNIHPELQSRVLDQVKAPKLVAADTMNFWIQGSRPALLKTLQRVNLLFINDAEARQLSGEHNVVKAARAILAMGPSRVVIKRGEHGALLFDQDHIFACPAFPLSEVFDPTGAGDTFAGGFMGTLASSGAGKVDQQVLRKAMVMGSVMASFTVEKFSLERLREVQRPEIHARFAEFKKLTHFDDLGPLGG
- a CDS encoding TIGR02266 family protein, which produces MSDNRKYARVGTHLRCWCEGENVTLYARIANLSEGGLFLRTSTPLAAGTRTQVRLTQQATDTQLQAQATVVWLRQEVQPAGRPPGMGLRFEALDADALTSLRRIISQQQTHP